GGATATTAACTAATATTATTCATATGAACTTTACCAGGATATTTGAAATCTCACCATGGTATTGGAAACTAGAATTTTTGACAATTTAATGATGTAACGAAACGAGATGTTACTTGTCAGTGTAACTTTTGCAGAACAGAATGTGTTATGAAGTATTATAAATGCATATGATTTTTGTGATTTCAATAATGAGAGCAGTGAGAGCATTATTTCTTGTGCTtatttccttttcctttttcttcttAAATGATTGGTCTAGTGTCCAAGATGAGGATCGCGGTAATTGGTCAGAGCCTGTTTGGACAGGAAGTTTACAAGGAACTAAGGAAGGAAGGCCACACTGTCGTTGGTGTGTTCACAATACCAGACAAGGATGGAAAAGCTGACCCATTAGGTGAGCCGCCaccccccagcacacacacacacacacacacacacacacacacacacacacacacacacacacacacacttatggtgACATGACCTGTCAATCAAATATATCTGTCTCCACTCCATGTCAATTACTATTGTATCACCTTTTATTTTCCAGTAAGGCATAACCAAACAAAtgaatggctgttaaaaaatgTCAGACTAAATTCAAGGTTGTTTTTTGAGTTACTCTAcagaaaaaagtaaaaaatcatgGTTTTGGTAACGGTGAAAAGACATTTTCTCATGTATTGTCCTGATCCAGGTTCAGCAGGTCTGTATATGTTCATGGGTGATATGGCAATTCATATTAAAGTTCTTCAACAGGACACTTCCATGGCACTTAGGCATGACAGTCTGTAGACAATATTATCTCAAGATGTCTAAAAGAGTTCATTTTGCTTGAGTTGAGATTTCTTATAGGTCAATTGTCAGTGGGACAGGCACTTTTTTGACCTGTGTTGCCCCTGGAAACAGACCAAAGGACATTGACCTGTAAATGGCTTGACAGTCCTGTTTGCAGCACATAAGGTGGTGTCACTGTAATAGGCTGACCAATGTGTAAGCCCCTCCCATAGGAACATTGCCATTTGCTGCAAGTATCAGGCCAGCAGACTTGAAGAAGGCCAATAGTTAACAAATAAGTTAAAGTGAAAGCTGGTTGGAGGTTAGGTGGTGGTGTGGTCATTCATTGCCTGGACTGAAAGCTATCTATACAACAGAAACACTCATTAGTACCTTACAAATAGCTATTGTTTCTTCTTAAAAACATAACATGGCTTTTGAGCGTGcattaaattacattacattacatttcaatAAGGGATAGCAGCCGTCGAGGTGTCCGGTTATACGGAATTGATGGATGAGgtggaggcaaagaactccctgACGCGCAGCAGAGTGATGTATGCAGTATaagcctttttttgtttttgtggattTCTGCTTACTGATAATCCCCATTTGTGCAGCACTTGGATTGAAACTTCCTATGACTGTGAATAGTTTGAACTTTTTTAAACAAACTCATGAACTAATTTCCTTTCAAAGACATGTGTACATAAAGTCAGTGGAGATGAGCATGAAAACATGTCCTTGGAACTGCTACTGATAACGATGGCTACGTCTTGCATAAAtgacaaacacagagagggggTTGGTTTGGAAGTGGATGCACTGGTTGGCCAGGTGCTTACATAGCTTGAGTCTGAACTCAATTCAAAGTTGACAGAGTGACCTGTGCAACGGCTCTATCGTAATagtcatgaatgaatgaataacatGAATGAAAGGAGCCAAATGTGAATACAGCCTAAAAAGTTTAGAAAATGATGTTTCAGTATGAGTTGTCATGGACTCTTGTGTGATGGCAGGCCTGTCCTTGCTGTAGTAGCTCCCTCCTGCATGGTTTGTAAAACATCACTCCAGCTGCAGAGCcgtgtgtgatgtgaatatCAAGTGCTTATTTATTATCCTTCTCAGTGGAGGGACAGTTTATCAGAGTCGGCCAAGGTATACTGAAGGAAATTGATTTTTTCCTTTTGCTCACTGATTTGTctgaaaaaaaagggaaaaaaaaagattgagcTACAAACAGTGAATTACTTCCAGCTGATGGTGGGCATAGATAAACAGAAATGTCAGAGAAAATGAAGTGAGACACGTAGGTGTAAATAAAAACGGGGTGTGATTGAAACGTCCTCATCCGAGTTTCaccaagaggaaaaaaaaaaaaacgagatgtTGCTCATAGGAGAGACGGCGCTCCAAACTAGCAGGCACTCACTGACCGTGCCGCTCCACTCACGGTGTCCCCACAGCGGCCGAGGCCGAGAAGGACGGCGTGGCGGTGTTCAAGTTCCCGCGCTGGCGCCTGAAGGGCCAGGCCATCCCCGAGGTATTGAACCAGTACAAGGCGGTGGGCGCCGAGCTGAACGTGCTGCCCTTCTGCTCCCAGTTCATTCCCATGGAGGTGATCGACCATCCCGCGCACGGTTCCATCATCTACCACCCCTCCCTGCTGCCACGACACAGAGGAGCCTCCGCCATCAACTGGTCAGTCGCCACTTGGACTCACCACACATACAGCACTGCCCAGTCAACTAGATAGTCCATAAATTCAGTCTGTAACGTCCCAGGAACTTAGATAGGTCCATACTCTCAGTCTGAGGCACCTAAACATATCTGCCCAATTAGTGTTATTATTGTGGAGATTTATATTTGTTATGATTTTCTAAAATAATTTTGATATATATTATAGTTTCTGATTATAATTAGGGGCTCACAATTAATAGAAAACAAATATTTTGGACATAAAAATCACTCTGTTCAAGGGCTATCTGCCTGTTGTAAAACAACAGAGACACTGAAATGACTAAGGAAAATACAGGAATACACAAGCAGACATTCCAAGTGATTTCCTTGGTCCAGTTGAGCAGCACTGGACCCACAAAGAAAGTGGAAGTTGCATCTCACCACCCACATACTTTATAGAAAAGGTGAACATTGGTCAGAGGAAGATATTAACTTGGCAGAGGCGTCCACAGTCCATCCATAGTTTGTGTTGACTTTGTAAAGTGACCTTGAgtctgagaaaggcgctatataaataaaacatattattatttattattattaccatacTAAAGTCTCACCTTCACACTTTCATTCAGGACCCTCATCCATGGCGACAAGAAAGGCGGGTTCACTGTGTTCTGGGCAGATGATGGACTGGACACTGGACCAATCCTGTTGCAGAGAGAGTGCGATGTGCAGCCTGACGACACGGTCAACACCATCTACAAGCGCTTTCTGTTCCCCGAGGGTGTCAAAGGAACGGTGAGGAAGCATGGCACCAACGAAGTTCACCAAAAGCACACTTAGTAGGACAATAAGTTCACCATAAGCACACTTAGTAGGACAATAAGTTCACCATAAGCACACTTAGTAGGACAATAAGGCGACACTGTCAGAGGTAACAGGGCTATTGAATAGTTTCATGATGAGATGTGGATTATGGATTGTAACAACTAATGGTAACATGTGATATATATAAAGCCTGGTTTGTTGCTTCCTCCTCATTTCAGAGTGAAAGTGTATTTTTGTACAAAATCTCTGGTTTTCTGAAAACCACACTAAAATCAAACAGAAGCTTTGAGTCAGTGTAGATAGATACTGACCTGTGCTGTTGGTGGTGACAGGTGGACGCAGTGAGAATGATCGCAGCGGGTACCGCTCCCAAAATCAAACAGCCGGAGGAGGGGGCCACCTACGAGTGCATTCAGAAGAAGGACAACTCAAAGGTGGGTTATCGCAGCAAACAAGGCCTTTGTGTTAAAAAAAACGTACTCACTATTTATGGCAGGCATTCACTAAATAGTGTGCTATGTAGTCAACTAATGGATGTTTCAAACACAGGCCTTGGCCCTGTGCAGCAGAACTCTGATGACACACGTACAAATGTGTCGTTAATGGATGACCTCTCTTtttgccaacccccccccccccccccccctcggtcTCTCTGTGCTATGAGTGCAGATTGACTGGAACCAGCCTGCTGAAGCCATCCATAACTGGATCAGAGGCAACGATAAAGTCCCAGGAGCCTGGGCAGAGGTTGATGGACAGGTGAATTCAGAAAATGtttcgcatacacacacacgcacactaacacacagctGGTATGAATCTAAATTTCATTTGAGATAAATAGTATGTAGTGATTAGTTACAGTATCATATTTTGATATACAGATGCCTGCTTGACCaccatttattttgtgtgtgcagtTTCGCTGCCAAATAAACCATTCAATTATATAAACCTGCTGTTTATGACGGTTGAGTAGTGTGTTTGTCAACAATATGACATAACTTTTTGCAGAAAGTCACTTTTTATGGATCAACTCTGGTGGACAATGGTACCGTAGCTAACGGAAAGCCCCTTGAGATACCTGGGGCCAGCAAACCTGGCATGGTCACCAAGGCTGGACTCGTCCTGTTTGGCAACGATGGCAAGACGGTAAGGACAAGCAGAAGGAACAGATGCATCTGTGAGGTTGTGCACGTAACACAACTGCCAAACACTCCCGAGTTTGCCTTGCCAGGAAAGTTTCAGCCATATAATCCTCATCTGCTTGAATGttgacgcatacacacacacacacacacacacacacacacacacaaacaaacaaacacacacacacacacactcagggctcAGTCATGTGCTCTGGACTTGACTGTAAAAGCATATTTATACGTGAGTCTAAAGAGCTGCTTACCAGCAGGTGACCATGAACTTCAGCCCTAGACTAACTTACAGCTGAAGAAAGTCCTTTGTCTAGTGTTACATAACCAACCTCCAACCTCCCCTTCTGGGGTATCAGTAGAGGAAAGGAAGGTGgtatagagggggagagagagagagagagagagagagagagagagagagagagagagagagagagagagagagagagagagagagagcaaaacagGGAACTATGCCAAAAATGTGTTCTGTGGACAAAGTGAATTTGAGGCATAGCCACGGACAGCATAGAAGGGCGAACAGAACAGAGAAAGAAGGACTAATTGATTGATGGGAGTAGTAATTGCTCATTAGAAATTCTCATTGCCTCTCTGGCAATGCCCCAagcccccccactccccacccccctctctttctctgcctgttTCTGTgagtgcacttgtgtgtgtttcattggaTTCGTCCCAGAATTCCCCCCAAGATAGTTCTTGGAACCAGAGGCCCTGTAATACTGTTAAATATGTATGTTGCACAACTTTGTCTCAGAATATTAGCCTTGCACTCACTGGGATAACAGTAATTCTTCAGCTTCATGTAATTATTATAATACATATGATTATTGTTGTATAACAGTGTTGTCACTGTAATTAAACCATgaaatgcactgtgtgtgtgtgtgtgtgtgtctgtgtgtgtctccagctGCTTGTGAAGAATCTCCAGTTTGAGGATGGAAAGATGATCAACGCGGCTCAGTACTTCAGTGCGGGCTCCAGTGCTGCCGTGGAGCTGAATGAGGAGGAGAAGGCCTTCGCTGAGCAGATGAGGGTAGGCAGACTCCCACAACCCACCCCCAGCCCCACCTCTGTCATGGCACAGCTATGGTGAAATGACAAACTCGAAACTCAATCTGCCATGTCAACCAACTTGGCATACTGTACTTATTGAAGGAAAATCAATGCGTACAATGgctgtgtttacacacacacacgcacacacagacacagacgcaaaCACACCTCACACTTTTACCTTGACCTTGCTGAACTCTTGAGTTCAGCTACATAGTAAGCATGCACAGAATTTATAGTGTCCTACTCCTCACTTTGGTACACTGGCTCTGTACCAAAGCTTAGGCCTAAATCCCCAACGAGCTTGTGTCAACACTGGCGCCATGTTTTCTTCTCTGCTGGAGATGGACCTCAGAGATACAATAAGGACGATTTATGGGGACAATGGCTGAAATGTGTTTTGAATCTGAGCGCAGGCGGTGTGGAAGAGCATCCTCTCTAATGTGGACCAGATTGATGACTCCACCGACTTCTTCAAGTCTGGAGCTGCCTCCATGGATGTGGTGAGGTATGCGCTTTATCCACAGGATGTGATGTGGCGGAAGATAAGACGAGCTTCCTGCTAATCTGCTGATAAATGTAACGAACATTTCCTTGACTTGAGTAGTGTTACCAGAATTTGTGGCTCTCAAGAGAGTCTTTAATATGACTTGGCTAATCGATTAAAAAGCGCCGACGCATTTCAGCCATTGTGGCCTTTAtcaattagattagattagattcaactttattgtccttGTGCAGAGTAGAAGTACAAAGACaaggaaatgcagtttgcgtctaaccagaagtgcaaaaaaaaacatgtgcaatgtgatatacaaagtatagacaggtggtgcatagacaggacaagaaatatagtgcagtggtttacagtaacataaattaaatataaatatgtgcagtgtattagctgttaccttataagagcagattAAATATgactatgtaatatgaacattgtatgaacaacatgtacagatatgtgcaatgtagtagcagtTACTGctacattataatagtagtaagaataatatagatatatgcagtgtattaacagtatatattatactgtaagaaaaacagaataaatactAAAATGGTTGCCTTTGGGCTGCTTCTTCAAGATCTTAGCTTAGAACATATCCTATGTTATGTGTAGGGCTATGTTTACCaccaaggtgtgtgtttgtgtgtgtgtgacctgcctCTGTTTGCCTGGGTCTGAGCAGGCTCGTGGAGGAGGTGAAGCTGAGGGCCAGTGACCTCCAGCTCCAGAACGAGGACGTTTACATGGCAACTACCTTCCAGGAGTTCATCCAGATGTGCGTGAGGAAACTGCGAGGAGAGGATGGCGAGGAGGAGCTGGTCGTGGACTATGTAAGACTCTCCCAACAAGGCTTTCTCGTctttatcttagttttttaATCACAGTGGTGGTCCCAGGAGATTGAGATGGTCATTTGATGTGTTTCTTCAGGGATGAACTAATTGTAGCTGTtttgcgctgtgtgtgtgtgtgcgtgcgcgtgtgtgtgcgtgcacgtgcgcgtgtgcgtgtgtgtgcacgtgtgtgtgcgtgcgtgcgtgtgtgtgtgtgtgtgtgtgtgtgcctaggtgGAGAAGACTGTGAACAACATGACTATCAAGATACCCCATCAGCTCTTCATCAATGGGGAGTTTGTGGATGCAGAGGGTGGGAAGACCTACAAGAGCATCAACCCCACAGATGGACAGGTCCTGCTACATTCAGACGCCGAGACTGGCATCtgatctctttcttttcctctttgtcatctcttcatccctctctctttcacatctctccctctttctctcatccctgAGCTGTCATACTCCGTAATGCCCTGATCGGTAGAGGCCAATAAAATCTCCCTCCAGGTTTGTTTACTGTGACTTGTttactcctccccctccctgtcTGTAGGCCATCTGTGACGTGTCCCTGGCCCAGATATCAGATGTGGAGAGGGCTGTGGCGGCAGCCAAGGAGGCCTTCGAGGAGGGGGAGTGGGGCAAGATGAACCCCAGAGACAGAGGCAAGCTCATGTACAAGTGAGTGATGGACCAACACATCTGTTCCCAAGGGATTTTTATTCTGGAGTAAATCAATGAATAACTCATGAGGCTGAACAAAAATAAAGGTACTCATCTGTCATCTGCTGTAtcaccatttctctctttctttctgtctctctttctctctctctttctttctgtctctctctctttctttctgtctctctctctctctctccctctcccaggcTAGCTGACCTGATGGAGCAGCATCAGGAGGAGCTGGCCACCATTGAGTCCATCGACTCTGGGGCCGTCTACACCCTGGCCCTCAAAACCCACGTGGGCATGTCTATTCAGACCTTCAGATACTTCGCTGGCTGGTGCGACAAGATCCAGGTTAGTGTCTACATCTCTGGATGCATGTGTttaaagctagtgtgttgtatGTAATGCAATATATTAGCAGAAATGGAATATACCGGTAGTATTCACAACTATGTTTTCCTCATTTGATCATTGCCTGTAGAAATGAATGCTTATGGTTTCATTGTTTAGAATTAGCCCTTTATTATCTACATAGGGAGCGGGTCCTTTTCCAAGGAGTCCGACATGTTGTGTCGCCATCTTGCTATAGTAGTCCAGAAAGCACAAACCAAGATGCTACTTATATGGAGTGTCTTTCACATTTTGGACTGGTATTCAGTGAGTTTCAATTAAGTAGCCCCAGCACACTGTAGCTTCAAGGAAGTCAGACATTACTAACGTCAGTCGTGTTGGCGCTTTAAGGCAGTGACATGCTCCCGTGTCTGTCTCCCGTACGCGATGAGAATTTGCGCATGTGGGGGGTTTCGTGGTCTTCCCAACAATTGGGACCGCGCGTCAATGACGCACGCAAATGTGCATGGAGGAGCGTGCCACTTGCTTTACTAAGAGGCCAATGAGATGTCTTTCTCCTGCTTTCTCAGGGTTCCACCATCCCCATCAACCAAGCTCGGCCCAACCGTAACCTCACTTTCACCAAGAAAGAGCCCATcgggtaagacacacacagcatagtGAGACTAATCTGATGGGATTTTGTAGATTTGTTCACCCTGactcacatgtgtgcatatcttAGTGTGTGTGCCATCGTAATCCCCTGGAACTACCCCCTGATGATGCTGGCCTGGAAAACGGCAGCCTGCCTCGCGGCTGGCAACACTGTTGTTCTCAAACCTGCACAGGTAAGTCTTCAAATGAATTTAAGGTgacactgacttgacttgaggtGACGCGACTCATGAATTAAACCTGGGCTGACTGATGGTATGACTTGTGACTCGTGAATCAAACCTGGGCTAAATGATGGTATGACTTGCGACTCGTGAATCAAACCTGGGCTGACTGATGGTATGACTTGCGACTCGTGAATCAAACCTGGGCTGACTGATGGTCAGGCCGCAATGCTCCACCATGTCCATTACTACTAGCAGCTGGAAGCTGTTGAATGTAGACGCCGTTTCTGCAGAATGCAGTTCGACAACATAAACTTTAAcagtaaaaaatatttatttaaatatatatttaaatatttttacgAGATGCATGATGATTCACAAACCGATTTTTTTGTATGTCGCTCTCAAGGTCACTCCATTAACAGCCCTCAAGTTTGCAGAACTGACAGCTAGAGTCGGCTTCCCCAAGGGGGTTGTTAACATCCTCCCAGGATCAGGTACCTACAGACATGCCGACCGCCTTTCTCTCTAGTCTGTCTGCTTC
Above is a genomic segment from Alosa sapidissima isolate fAloSap1 chromosome 4, fAloSap1.pri, whole genome shotgun sequence containing:
- the LOC121706876 gene encoding cytosolic 10-formyltetrahydrofolate dehydrogenase-like isoform X2, which encodes MRIAVIGQSLFGQEVYKELRKEGHTVVGVFTIPDKDGKADPLGLEAEKDGVAVFKFPRWRLKGQAIPEVLNQYKAVGAELNVLPFCSQFIPMEVIDHPAHGSIIYHPSLLPRHRGASAINWTLIHGDKKGGFTVFWADDGLDTGPILLQRECDVQPDDTVNTIYKRFLFPEGVKGTVDAVRMIAAGTAPKIKQPEEGATYECIQKKDNSKIDWNQPAEAIHNWIRGNDKVPGAWAEVDGQKVTFYGSTLVDNGTVANGKPLEIPGASKPGMVTKAGLVLFGNDGKTLLVKNLQFEDGKMINAAQYFSAGSSAAVELNEEEKAFAEQMRAVWKSILSNVDQIDDSTDFFKSGAASMDVVRLVEEVKLRASDLQLQNEDVYMATTFQEFIQMCVRKLRGEDGEEELVVDYVEKTVNNMTIKIPHQLFINGEFVDAEGGKTYKSINPTDGQAICDVSLAQISDVERAVAAAKEAFEEGEWGKMNPRDRGKLMYKLADLMEQHQEELATIESIDSGAVYTLALKTHVGMSIQTFRYFAGWCDKIQGSTIPINQARPNRNLTFTKKEPIGVCAIVIPWNYPLMMLAWKTAACLAAGNTVVLKPAQVTPLTALKFAELTARVGFPKGVVNILPGSGALVGQRMSDHPDVRKLGFTGSTEIGKHIMKSCAVSNVKKVSLELGGKSPLIIFSDCDLDKAVRMGMSSVFFNKGENCIAAGRLFVEQSLHDTFVQRVLEEVKKIKIGDPLDRSTDHGPQNHKAHLDKLVEYAQAGVKDGARLVCGGKQCARPGFFFEPTVFTDVEDHMFIAKEESFGPIMIISKFKDGDVDGVLQRANATEYGLASGVFTRDVSKALYVSEKLQAGTVFVNTYNKTDVAAPFGGFKQSGFGKDLGQEALNEYLKTKTVTIEY
- the LOC121706876 gene encoding cytosolic 10-formyltetrahydrofolate dehydrogenase-like isoform X1, translating into MRIAVIGQSLFGQEVYKELRKEGHTVVGVFTIPDKDGKADPLAAEAEKDGVAVFKFPRWRLKGQAIPEVLNQYKAVGAELNVLPFCSQFIPMEVIDHPAHGSIIYHPSLLPRHRGASAINWTLIHGDKKGGFTVFWADDGLDTGPILLQRECDVQPDDTVNTIYKRFLFPEGVKGTVDAVRMIAAGTAPKIKQPEEGATYECIQKKDNSKIDWNQPAEAIHNWIRGNDKVPGAWAEVDGQKVTFYGSTLVDNGTVANGKPLEIPGASKPGMVTKAGLVLFGNDGKTLLVKNLQFEDGKMINAAQYFSAGSSAAVELNEEEKAFAEQMRAVWKSILSNVDQIDDSTDFFKSGAASMDVVRLVEEVKLRASDLQLQNEDVYMATTFQEFIQMCVRKLRGEDGEEELVVDYVEKTVNNMTIKIPHQLFINGEFVDAEGGKTYKSINPTDGQAICDVSLAQISDVERAVAAAKEAFEEGEWGKMNPRDRGKLMYKLADLMEQHQEELATIESIDSGAVYTLALKTHVGMSIQTFRYFAGWCDKIQGSTIPINQARPNRNLTFTKKEPIGVCAIVIPWNYPLMMLAWKTAACLAAGNTVVLKPAQVTPLTALKFAELTARVGFPKGVVNILPGSGALVGQRMSDHPDVRKLGFTGSTEIGKHIMKSCAVSNVKKVSLELGGKSPLIIFSDCDLDKAVRMGMSSVFFNKGENCIAAGRLFVEQSLHDTFVQRVLEEVKKIKIGDPLDRSTDHGPQNHKAHLDKLVEYAQAGVKDGARLVCGGKQCARPGFFFEPTVFTDVEDHMFIAKEESFGPIMIISKFKDGDVDGVLQRANATEYGLASGVFTRDVSKALYVSEKLQAGTVFVNTYNKTDVAAPFGGFKQSGFGKDLGQEALNEYLKTKTVTIEY